A genomic segment from Planctomycetaceae bacterium encodes:
- the glnA gene encoding type I glutamate--ammonia ligase, translating into MTPKEFFEFARKNKAEMMDLKFVDMLGTWQHCSYPIATINESVFEEGLGFDGSSIRGWQEIHKSDMMAVCDPNTAVLDPFFARPTVSVIANIVDPETREDYSRDPRHVAKRAAAWLKETGIGDTCFLGPEAEFFIFDEVRYEQNQHTGYYQIDSSEGAWNTARFEEPNLGYKPSFKGGYFPVSPTDTFHDLRGEMVHEMMKVGIKVEAHHHEVATAGQSEIDMKFDELTKMCDQFMWYKYIIKNVAKRHGKTVTFMPKPIFEDNGSGMHTHISIWKGGKPLFAGKKYAGLSDMALYAAGGLLRHAPALLAIAAPTTNSYRRLVPGFEAPVNLVMSARNRSASLRIPMYSKNPKAKRLEFRCPDPTANGYLAWSAMLMAVIDGIQNKIDPGEPLDKNIYELSKKELDTIPKVPGSLEESIAALEKDHAFLLKGKVFSKDLIEAWITWKREKEIAPMALRPHPHEFHMYYDS; encoded by the coding sequence ATGACGCCCAAAGAGTTTTTCGAGTTCGCCAGGAAGAACAAAGCCGAGATGATGGACCTCAAGTTCGTCGACATGCTCGGCACGTGGCAGCACTGTTCCTATCCCATCGCCACCATCAACGAGAGCGTCTTTGAAGAGGGTCTGGGCTTCGACGGCTCGTCTATCCGCGGGTGGCAGGAGATCCACAAGTCGGACATGATGGCCGTCTGCGACCCGAACACGGCGGTGCTCGATCCGTTTTTCGCGCGGCCGACCGTCAGCGTGATCGCCAATATCGTCGACCCCGAGACGCGCGAGGACTACTCGCGCGACCCGCGCCACGTGGCCAAGCGGGCGGCGGCGTGGCTCAAGGAGACCGGCATCGGCGACACGTGCTTCCTGGGCCCCGAGGCCGAGTTCTTCATCTTCGACGAGGTGCGCTACGAGCAGAACCAGCACACCGGCTACTACCAGATCGACTCGTCCGAAGGCGCCTGGAACACCGCGCGATTCGAGGAGCCCAACCTCGGCTATAAACCCAGTTTCAAGGGCGGGTACTTTCCGGTCAGCCCGACCGACACGTTTCACGACCTTCGCGGCGAGATGGTGCATGAGATGATGAAGGTCGGCATCAAGGTCGAGGCGCACCATCACGAGGTCGCCACGGCAGGCCAGAGCGAAATCGACATGAAGTTCGACGAGCTGACCAAGATGTGCGATCAGTTCATGTGGTACAAGTACATCATCAAGAACGTCGCCAAGCGTCACGGCAAGACGGTCACGTTCATGCCCAAGCCGATCTTCGAAGACAACGGCAGCGGCATGCACACGCACATTTCGATCTGGAAGGGCGGCAAGCCCCTGTTCGCCGGCAAGAAGTACGCCGGGCTGTCGGACATGGCGCTGTACGCGGCGGGCGGGCTGCTGCGGCACGCCCCGGCGCTGCTGGCGATTGCCGCCCCGACGACCAACTCGTACCGCCGCCTGGTTCCGGGCTTCGAGGCGCCGGTGAACCTGGTGATGTCGGCCCGAAACCGCTCGGCGTCGCTGCGGATTCCGATGTACTCCAAGAACCCCAAGGCCAAGCGCCTGGAGTTCCGCTGCCCGGACCCGACGGCCAACGGGTACCTGGCCTGGTCGGCGATGCTGATGGCCGTGATCGACGGCATCCAGAACAAGATCGACCCGGGCGAGCCGCTGGACAAGAACATCTACGAGTTGAGCAAGAAGGAACTCGACACGATCCCCAAGGTGCCCGGTTCGCTGGAAGAGTCGATCGCGGCGCTGGAGAAGGATCACGCGTTCCTGCTCAAGGGCAAGGTGTTCAGCAAGGACCTCATCGAGGCGTGGATCACGTGGAAGCGCGAGAAGGAGATCGCTCCGATGGCGCTGCGCCCACACCCGCACGAGTTCCACATGTACTACGACAGTTAA
- the trpA gene encoding tryptophan synthase subunit alpha translates to MSNDNRLAKSFAALRASGKRTMVPFLTAGFPDLKTTGALLAEIEARGVAVCEIGFPFSDSIADGPTIQSSYYHALEGGVTCEGIFEMVKAYRKGGGKMALVAMVSDSIVYRRGYEGFSAAAAEAGFDALLIPDLPLEEALKVQPVAASHGLCCIMLVAPTSTAERREQIARSSTGFVYYMSVAGITGARTALPAATLAAVAELKTKTDTPICVGFGISSPEMVSEVCKAADGAIVGSAIVAQIAKRTADHPQTLVKDIGNFVAELLAGAAGAR, encoded by the coding sequence ATGAGCAACGACAATCGACTGGCAAAGAGTTTTGCCGCCCTGCGTGCCTCTGGCAAGCGCACGATGGTGCCGTTTCTGACGGCGGGGTTTCCGGACCTGAAGACGACCGGGGCGCTGCTGGCGGAGATCGAGGCCCGCGGGGTGGCGGTCTGCGAGATCGGGTTTCCGTTCTCGGACTCCATCGCGGATGGGCCGACCATTCAGTCCTCGTATTATCACGCGCTTGAGGGCGGGGTCACGTGCGAGGGGATATTCGAGATGGTCAAGGCCTATCGCAAGGGCGGGGGCAAGATGGCCTTGGTGGCGATGGTCAGCGACTCGATTGTCTATCGCCGCGGGTATGAGGGGTTTTCGGCCGCGGCGGCAGAGGCTGGGTTCGACGCGCTGTTGATCCCCGACCTGCCGCTGGAGGAGGCGTTGAAGGTTCAGCCGGTGGCGGCGTCGCACGGGCTGTGCTGCATCATGCTGGTGGCCCCGACCTCGACGGCTGAACGCCGCGAGCAGATCGCCCGCTCCAGCACCGGGTTCGTCTACTACATGTCGGTAGCCGGCATCACCGGGGCCCGCACCGCTTTGCCTGCGGCGACGCTGGCGGCAGTGGCCGAGCTCAAGACCAAGACCGACACCCCCATCTGCGTGGGATTCGGCATCTCCTCGCCGGAGATGGTGTCCGAGGTCTGCAAGGCCGCCGACGGCGCGATTGTCGGCTCGGCCATCGTGGCCCAGATCGCCAAGCGGACGGCTGACCACCCGCAAACGCTGGTCAAAGACATCGGCAACTTCGTAGCCGAACTTCTGGCCGGAGCGGCCGGTGCCAGATAA
- a CDS encoding GxxExxY protein: MNDDAGMNQNKGGRQFGADEYPLQELTNAVIAAAIYVHRKLGPGYLEQIYENALVIELESRGRVVERQKSFDVYYKGFLVGQHRLDLLVDDQVVLELKSVEALAAIHVAQLRSILKASGKRIGLLMNFNQPTLAKGLKRVIL, translated from the coding sequence ATGAATGACGACGCGGGTATGAATCAAAATAAGGGTGGCAGGCAGTTTGGTGCAGACGAGTATCCGTTGCAGGAACTGACCAACGCTGTCATTGCGGCGGCTATTTATGTGCATCGAAAGCTGGGGCCAGGATACCTTGAACAGATATATGAAAACGCGTTGGTGATCGAGCTGGAGTCGCGCGGCCGCGTTGTCGAACGGCAGAAGAGCTTCGATGTGTATTACAAGGGCTTCCTTGTCGGACAGCACCGCCTGGACTTGCTCGTCGACGATCAAGTTGTTCTTGAACTGAAATCCGTCGAAGCCTTGGCTGCTATCCATGTAGCCCAATTGAGGAGCATACTGAAAGCCTCTGGCAAACGAATTGGGCTGCTGATGAACTTCAATCAGCCGACGCTGGCGAAGGGGCTAAAACGCGTTATCCTCTAG
- a CDS encoding nucleotidyltransferase domain-containing protein: protein MLTLILRDPQRRWHLRDVVRRTGCAIGSVRRELTGLAACGIVTSTRDGNRTYYQAAANCPIGPELRGIVRKTSGMADVLAEALKPLARRIAVAFVYGSQAAGTAGASSDVDLMVVGNVSFARVVAAVGPAQDELTREVNPTVFSPTEFKTKMASGHHFLHAVMKGPKIFIVGDANDLAGLAK, encoded by the coding sequence GTGCTGACGCTGATTCTACGCGACCCTCAGCGGCGCTGGCACCTGCGGGACGTGGTCCGCCGAACCGGTTGCGCCATCGGCAGCGTCCGCCGCGAGTTGACGGGGCTGGCAGCCTGCGGCATCGTAACTTCCACGCGCGACGGAAACCGTACGTACTATCAGGCGGCGGCAAATTGTCCCATCGGCCCGGAACTGAGAGGGATCGTTCGTAAGACATCCGGAATGGCCGACGTGCTTGCCGAGGCGCTCAAACCACTGGCAAGGCGCATTGCAGTCGCCTTTGTATATGGTTCGCAGGCCGCCGGCACGGCCGGGGCTTCCAGCGACGTGGACTTGATGGTGGTCGGTAATGTGTCGTTCGCCCGGGTTGTTGCCGCTGTGGGTCCGGCGCAGGATGAATTGACCCGAGAAGTCAATCCAACGGTTTTCTCGCCGACTGAATTCAAAACCAAGATGGCCTCAGGGCACCACTTCCTTCACGCCGTCATGAAGGGACCCAAGATATTCATAGTAGGAGATGCCAATGACCTTGCAGGACTGGCAAAATAA